A region from the Lycium barbarum isolate Lr01 chromosome 8, ASM1917538v2, whole genome shotgun sequence genome encodes:
- the LOC132607560 gene encoding transcription factor-like protein DPB isoform X1, translated as MLTNLEDGGKNVSEVSRGGNGRGGGVTRSWGTTVSGSGQSVSTSSSIGSPSSRSEAAMVATPASENTFLRLNNLDIHADDAGSQGAAGNRKKKRAQRATGGDKSGRGLRQFSMKVCEKVESKGRTTYNEVADELVAEFSDAPNGLACPDQKQYDEKNIRRRVYDALNVLMAMDIISKDKKEIQWKGLPRTDANDIEELKTERLSLRNRIEKKAAYLEELEEQYVGLQNLVKRNEQLYGSGNAPSGGVALPFILVQTRPHATVEVEISEDMQLVHFDFNSTPFELHDDNYVLKAMKFCGSRPKDGVVAQNVSADRGEGSSSSMANMFQHQISHPSVPNTSGRLPTSPPLPGILKARIKHEH; from the exons ATGTTGACTAATTTGGAAGATGGGGGGAAGAATGTTTCAGAAGTTTCTAGAGGGGGTAATGGTAGAGGGGGTGGGGTAACTAGGTCATGGGGTACTACTGTTTCGGGTTCGGGTCAATCGGTTTCTACGAGTAGTAGTATCGGGTCACCATCGAGTAGAAGTGAGGCTGCTATGGTGGCAACACCTGCTAGTGAGAATACTTTTCTTAGGTTGAATAATCTTGATATTCATGCTGATGATGCTGGATCTCAAGGGGCAGCTGG TAACAGGAAAAAGAAGAGAGCTCAGCGTGCAACAGGAGGGGATAAGAGTGGTAGAGGACTCAGACAGTTTAGCATGAAAG TTTGTGAGAAAGTTGAAAGCAAAGGGAGAACTACGTATAATGAG GTTGCAGATGAACTTGTAGCTGAGTTTTCTGATGCTCCCAATGGTCTTGCATGTCCAGATCAG AAACAATATGATGAGAAGAACATCAGACGACGAGTCTATGATGCTCTGAACGTACTTATGGCTATGGATATCATTTCTAAAGATAAAAAGGAAATACAGTGGAAGGGTTTACCACGAACTGATGCTAACGATATTGAGGAGCTAAAg ACTGAGCGTCTTAGCTTGAGAAATAGGATTGAAAAGAAAGCAGCCTATTTAGAAGAACTAGAAGAACAA TATGTAGGGCTTCAAAACCTCGTAAAACGCAATGAGCAGTTATATGGCTCAGGCAATGCTCCTAGTGGTGGTGTGGCTTTACCGTTTATTTTAGTGCAG ACTCGTCCTCATGCTACAGTCGAAGTGGAAATATCAGAAGATATGCAGTTGGTGCATTTCGACTTCAACAG CACTCCGTTTGAGCTACATGACGATAATTATGTCCTCAAAGCAATGAAATTTTGCGGAAGTAGACCAAAAGATGGTGTTGTCGCGCAGAATGTATCTGCTGATAGAGGCGAAGGTTCCAGTTCCAGTATGGCCAACATGTTTCAGCATCAAATCTCTCATCCATCAGTGCCAAACACATCTGGTAGGCTTCCGACCTCACCTCCTCTCCCCGGAATACTAAAGGCCCGCATCAAGCACGAGCATTAG
- the LOC132607560 gene encoding transcription factor-like protein DPB isoform X2: MLTNLEDGGKNVSEVSRGGNGRGGGVTRSWGTTVSGSGQSVSTSSSIGSPSSRSEAAMVATPASENTFLRLNNLDIHADDAGSQGAAGKKKRAQRATGGDKSGRGLRQFSMKVCEKVESKGRTTYNEVADELVAEFSDAPNGLACPDQKQYDEKNIRRRVYDALNVLMAMDIISKDKKEIQWKGLPRTDANDIEELKTERLSLRNRIEKKAAYLEELEEQYVGLQNLVKRNEQLYGSGNAPSGGVALPFILVQTRPHATVEVEISEDMQLVHFDFNSTPFELHDDNYVLKAMKFCGSRPKDGVVAQNVSADRGEGSSSSMANMFQHQISHPSVPNTSGRLPTSPPLPGILKARIKHEH, translated from the exons ATGTTGACTAATTTGGAAGATGGGGGGAAGAATGTTTCAGAAGTTTCTAGAGGGGGTAATGGTAGAGGGGGTGGGGTAACTAGGTCATGGGGTACTACTGTTTCGGGTTCGGGTCAATCGGTTTCTACGAGTAGTAGTATCGGGTCACCATCGAGTAGAAGTGAGGCTGCTATGGTGGCAACACCTGCTAGTGAGAATACTTTTCTTAGGTTGAATAATCTTGATATTCATGCTGATGATGCTGGATCTCAAGGGGCAGCTGG GAAAAAGAAGAGAGCTCAGCGTGCAACAGGAGGGGATAAGAGTGGTAGAGGACTCAGACAGTTTAGCATGAAAG TTTGTGAGAAAGTTGAAAGCAAAGGGAGAACTACGTATAATGAG GTTGCAGATGAACTTGTAGCTGAGTTTTCTGATGCTCCCAATGGTCTTGCATGTCCAGATCAG AAACAATATGATGAGAAGAACATCAGACGACGAGTCTATGATGCTCTGAACGTACTTATGGCTATGGATATCATTTCTAAAGATAAAAAGGAAATACAGTGGAAGGGTTTACCACGAACTGATGCTAACGATATTGAGGAGCTAAAg ACTGAGCGTCTTAGCTTGAGAAATAGGATTGAAAAGAAAGCAGCCTATTTAGAAGAACTAGAAGAACAA TATGTAGGGCTTCAAAACCTCGTAAAACGCAATGAGCAGTTATATGGCTCAGGCAATGCTCCTAGTGGTGGTGTGGCTTTACCGTTTATTTTAGTGCAG ACTCGTCCTCATGCTACAGTCGAAGTGGAAATATCAGAAGATATGCAGTTGGTGCATTTCGACTTCAACAG CACTCCGTTTGAGCTACATGACGATAATTATGTCCTCAAAGCAATGAAATTTTGCGGAAGTAGACCAAAAGATGGTGTTGTCGCGCAGAATGTATCTGCTGATAGAGGCGAAGGTTCCAGTTCCAGTATGGCCAACATGTTTCAGCATCAAATCTCTCATCCATCAGTGCCAAACACATCTGGTAGGCTTCCGACCTCACCTCCTCTCCCCGGAATACTAAAGGCCCGCATCAAGCACGAGCATTAG
- the LOC132607559 gene encoding uncharacterized protein LOC132607559, translated as MGKTLSAHSKKANKQPKNTKKKPVKVVYIANPMKVNTSAAEFRALVQQLTGQDAKYPVMATTTTETVGSMGGTVPETNNECEHKNGFYFVDKSKQEVVHPQLPSTDNYLVYNTEAATTDNSDLSFEDYVGGEDYVPELLDNLPLAATNLWRTNE; from the exons ATGGGAAAAACGCTTAGTGCACATTCAAAAAAAGCAAACAAACAGCCCAAAAACACCAAGAAAAAACCAGTTAAAGTTGTTTACATAGCAAATCCAATGAAGGTGAACACTAGTGCTGCAGAATTCAGAGCTTTAGTCCAACAACTTACTGGACAAGATGCTAAGTACCCGGTCATGGCAACAACAACCACCGAAACTGTCGGTAGTATGGGTGGCACAGTTCCCGAGACAAATAATGAATGCGAACACAAAAACGGTTTTTATTTTGTGGACAAGTCGAAACAAGAAGTTGTCCATCCTCAATTACCTAGTACTGATAATTATCTTGTGTATAATACTGAAGCTGCAACAACTGATAACTCGGATCTTTCGTTTGAGGATTATGTCGGAGGAGAAGATTATGTTCCAGAGTTGTTGGACAATTTGCCATTGGCTGCTACAAACTTGTG GAGAACAAACGAATGA